A stretch of the Archangium violaceum genome encodes the following:
- a CDS encoding ArsR/SmtB family transcription factor, whose amino-acid sequence MDLVFKALADKSRRQLLDLLHLENGRTLGELCEHLDMSRQAVTKHLTVLEEANLVVIVWRGREKLHYLNPVPLHEIHERWIGKFERQRLRALHELKKGLEGDDDP is encoded by the coding sequence ATGGATCTCGTGTTCAAGGCGCTCGCCGACAAGAGCCGTCGCCAACTCCTGGACCTCTTGCACCTGGAGAATGGACGGACGCTCGGCGAGCTCTGCGAGCACCTGGACATGTCTCGCCAGGCGGTCACGAAGCACCTGACCGTGCTCGAGGAAGCCAACCTCGTCGTCATCGTGTGGCGAGGCCGAGAGAAGCTGCACTACCTGAATCCCGTGCCGCTGCATGAAATCCACGAGCGGTGGATCGGGAAGTTCGAGCGTCAGCGATTGCGCGCGCTGCACGAGCTCAAGAAAGGACTCGAAGGAGATGACGACCCGTAA
- a CDS encoding SRPBCC family protein, which translates to MTTRKPQFVYVTYIQTTPEKVWAALQEPEMTKQYWGMHKNVSDWKVGSSWTHQDYETGEVHLEGKVLEAEPPKKLVVSWGSPAGGPPSKVTFLIEPFMNAVRLTVMHDELAEDGKMLESISQGWPAILSSLKSLLETGQPLAMTTRRWAGR; encoded by the coding sequence ATGACGACCCGTAAGCCGCAGTTCGTCTACGTCACGTACATCCAGACGACGCCGGAGAAGGTCTGGGCCGCCCTGCAGGAGCCCGAGATGACGAAGCAGTATTGGGGCATGCACAAGAACGTCTCGGACTGGAAGGTCGGCTCCAGCTGGACGCATCAGGACTATGAAACCGGCGAGGTGCATCTCGAGGGGAAGGTCCTGGAGGCCGAGCCTCCGAAGAAGCTGGTCGTCTCCTGGGGGAGTCCCGCGGGCGGGCCGCCGTCGAAGGTCACGTTCCTCATCGAGCCGTTCATGAACGCGGTGCGCTTGACGGTGATGCACGACGAGCTCGCCGAGGATGGCAAGATGCTCGAGAGCATCTCGCAGGGCTGGCCGGCGATCCTGTCGAGTCTGAAGTCGCTGCTCGAGACGGGTCAGCCGCTCGCCATGACGACGAGGCGCTGGGCGGGCCGGTAA
- a CDS encoding hemerythrin domain-containing protein: MDPIELLTQQHEEAERLFQQVAVVSGDERTVLFRRLAWLLTLHTQLEERFFYPEVKLAETRDLVQHSYDDHAEAKALISQMLHLDVSDMQFEPALIRLRTSVEAHVAEERSMLFPQVRRLLSAEHLERLGDELLRGMDELTQPGALPSVSHESQLGAH, encoded by the coding sequence ATGGACCCGATCGAACTCTTGACGCAGCAGCACGAAGAAGCGGAGCGACTGTTCCAGCAGGTGGCGGTGGTGAGCGGGGACGAGCGGACCGTCCTGTTCCGCCGTCTCGCCTGGCTGCTCACCCTTCATACCCAGCTGGAAGAGCGGTTCTTCTACCCGGAGGTGAAGTTGGCGGAGACCCGTGATCTGGTTCAGCACTCCTATGACGACCATGCCGAGGCCAAGGCGCTGATCTCACAGATGCTTCACCTCGATGTCAGCGACATGCAATTCGAGCCCGCCCTGATCCGCCTCCGCACCTCAGTCGAAGCGCACGTGGCCGAGGAGCGGTCCATGCTCTTTCCCCAGGTGCGACGGCTTCTCTCCGCCGAGCACCTCGAGCGATTGGGCGACGAGCTGCTTCGGGGAATGGACGAGCTGACCCAGCCGGGTGCGCTCCCCTCCGTCTCGCACGAGTCTCAGCTGGGCGCACACTAG
- a CDS encoding DUF2378 family protein: protein MQDSLSGRATQGSFFEGLFIRSLQASGAFADALRECGFDPRKPKAIYPIEVWNAALEVAWRYCYPGKDRESAYREMGRKLGEGFLQTWMGKVVDMGLPMLGPDRLFARIPSLLALDTYRYDVKVLPIGWHHYRVSFRNDPDAKPDLMAGLLEAGLRRTGVNPTATVTMRRERDFDLEVTW, encoded by the coding sequence ATGCAGGACTCCCTTTCCGGCCGCGCCACGCAAGGCAGCTTCTTCGAGGGGCTGTTCATCCGCTCGCTCCAGGCGAGTGGGGCCTTCGCGGACGCACTACGGGAGTGTGGCTTCGACCCGCGCAAGCCCAAGGCCATCTACCCCATCGAGGTCTGGAACGCGGCGCTCGAGGTCGCCTGGCGCTACTGCTACCCCGGGAAGGATCGCGAGTCCGCCTACCGCGAGATGGGCCGCAAGCTCGGTGAGGGATTCCTGCAGACGTGGATGGGCAAGGTGGTGGACATGGGCCTGCCCATGCTCGGCCCGGATCGCCTCTTCGCGCGCATCCCCAGCCTCCTGGCGCTCGACACCTACCGTTACGACGTGAAGGTGCTGCCAATCGGCTGGCACCACTACCGCGTCTCCTTCCGCAACGATCCGGACGCCAAGCCCGATCTCATGGCCGGGCTCCTGGAGGCGGGGCTGCGCAGGACGGGCGTCAACCCCACCGCCACGGTGACGATGCGGCGCGAGCGGGACTTCGACCTCGAAGTGACCTGGTGA
- a CDS encoding DUF1349 domain-containing protein produces the protein MTSSFQPLRESFTSPSLEPRLRWFQEPKRWSVQPGRAGLELTPDASTDFWQRTHYGFLVDNGHFLHTQVEGDFVLVTRVRFQPVHQYDQAGLMVRFSPDCWLKTSVEFEPHGPNRLGSVVTNQGYSDWATQDLPQEVDEVSFRIRREGADYLVETSLDGTRWSQIRMAHLHEDGPRVMAAAGLYACSPKGTGYVARFHFLNLEPGRLG, from the coding sequence ATGACCTCCTCCTTCCAGCCCCTTCGCGAGTCCTTCACGAGCCCCTCCCTCGAGCCACGCCTGCGCTGGTTCCAAGAGCCGAAGCGATGGTCCGTACAGCCGGGACGAGCGGGGCTCGAGCTCACGCCCGATGCATCGACGGACTTCTGGCAGCGCACGCACTATGGCTTCCTGGTGGACAACGGGCACTTCCTCCACACGCAGGTGGAGGGGGACTTCGTGCTCGTCACGCGCGTCCGCTTCCAGCCCGTGCACCAGTACGATCAAGCGGGGCTGATGGTGCGCTTCTCTCCGGACTGCTGGCTGAAGACCTCGGTGGAGTTCGAACCGCATGGCCCCAACCGTCTGGGCTCCGTGGTGACGAACCAGGGTTACTCGGACTGGGCCACCCAGGACCTGCCCCAGGAGGTGGACGAAGTGTCCTTCCGCATCCGCCGGGAGGGGGCGGACTACCTCGTCGAGACGTCCCTGGATGGCACCCGCTGGTCGCAGATCCGCATGGCGCACCTGCACGAGGACGGGCCCCGGGTGATGGCCGCCGCGGGGCTGTATGCGTGCAGCCCCAAGGGGACCGGCTACGTCGCGCGGTTCCACTTCCTGAACCTGGAGCCCGGCCGACTCGGGTGA
- a CDS encoding serine hydrolase domain-containing protein, with amino-acid sequence MRTSTDSPADAVLHATRRYLRAYPSASLCVGITHHGEHHVQALRREGPLPATSSLYELGFLTQVFTGTLLALLVDRGEARLDMPLKDLLPLPLLPDKLAGRITLEQLATHTSGMPYDPPNLRTPQQNPADPYGHYSAELFGAFLRNYHPQHPPPRKYVESVIGMGVLGHVLSRRLRLNYGHAVRDFLCTPLQLGDTTFRPSEEQERRLLPGHSARGNTVPGWSFPALPGAGALRATVPDLLRFLDANLGHHDAGLGRAMRLAHLPRVETRGARVGLGWKVSDVGGRPLVWRSAVTGGYAGFIGFSAEADTGVVLLSDHAWSFLASLRQRVPVEEPGLTLLTHYLRQLSPPSNP; translated from the coding sequence ATGCGGACCTCCACTGACTCGCCCGCCGACGCGGTCCTCCACGCCACCCGGCGCTACCTGCGCGCGTACCCCTCGGCTTCGCTGTGCGTGGGCATCACGCACCACGGAGAGCACCACGTGCAGGCCCTCCGCCGCGAGGGGCCGCTCCCCGCCACGAGCTCCCTGTACGAGCTGGGCTTCCTCACCCAGGTCTTCACCGGCACCCTCCTCGCGCTGTTGGTGGACCGGGGCGAGGCGAGGCTCGACATGCCGCTGAAGGACCTGCTCCCCCTGCCGCTCCTCCCGGACAAGCTCGCCGGCCGCATCACGCTCGAGCAACTGGCGACGCACACCTCGGGCATGCCGTACGACCCGCCGAACCTGCGAACCCCGCAACAGAACCCGGCCGACCCCTACGGCCACTACAGCGCGGAGCTGTTCGGGGCCTTCCTGCGCAACTACCACCCCCAGCACCCGCCGCCGCGAAAGTACGTCGAGTCCGTCATCGGCATGGGCGTGCTCGGCCACGTCCTCTCCCGCCGCCTGCGGCTCAACTACGGACATGCCGTGCGGGACTTCCTCTGCACGCCCCTGCAGCTCGGCGACACCACCTTCCGTCCCTCCGAGGAACAGGAGCGGCGCCTGCTTCCCGGCCATTCCGCGCGAGGCAACACGGTGCCGGGCTGGAGCTTCCCGGCACTGCCCGGAGCGGGGGCGCTCCGAGCGACGGTGCCCGACCTGCTGCGCTTCCTCGACGCGAACCTCGGTCATCACGATGCAGGGCTCGGACGGGCCATGCGGCTCGCGCACCTCCCGCGCGTGGAGACCCGAGGCGCACGCGTGGGGCTCGGGTGGAAGGTCTCCGACGTCGGTGGAAGGCCCCTGGTGTGGCGCTCCGCGGTGACGGGCGGCTACGCGGGCTTCATCGGCTTCTCGGCGGAGGCGGACACGGGTGTCGTCCTCCTGTCGGACCACGCATGGTCCTTCCTCGCATCGCTCCGCCAGCGCGTGCCCGTCGAGGAACCCGGGCTCACGCTCCTCACCCACTACCTTCGTCAGCTCTCCCCTCCTTCGAATCCATGA